A genomic window from Desulfovermiculus halophilus DSM 18834 includes:
- a CDS encoding FAD-dependent oxidoreductase: MNSERKTVMVIGGGIAGLTAARDLADYDLNIHVVEKEPFLGGNAIAYNCKATDECRQCDACTVEKTLKDVLEHPNITIHRAAQVVETSPDAPYTVTIEQAPLFDTEQEQAVLAQHYASCPVPGAIRKGTSPSHKPFFAVDPTKIEDLKSSPASTVLDLNQAFTRKTVQADSIVLASGFVPFDAQQKPTYGYGRLPNVATAKDMEVLKKETGGYVRPSDQGLPKKAAFIQCVGSRNEQLGHLWCSHVCCPYALRMAEVIKAQDPEAEISVYYMDIQNIGKESPLFYNQCKQDLEFIRTIPVDMYAGDQDNILVSTMNEQDGALTQKEHDLVVLSVGIMPGEDNTALAQLFGLDLTKDGFFGVQHELDTTRTQKPGLFLAGTTVGPKSIAESITHAGLAVREAAKYLGVSK; encoded by the coding sequence TTGAACAGCGAACGGAAAACGGTCATGGTCATAGGCGGCGGGATTGCCGGTCTGACAGCCGCCCGTGATTTGGCCGATTACGACCTCAACATTCATGTGGTTGAAAAGGAGCCCTTTCTGGGCGGCAACGCCATTGCCTACAACTGCAAGGCCACTGACGAGTGCCGGCAATGCGATGCCTGCACAGTGGAAAAGACCTTGAAGGACGTCTTAGAGCACCCGAACATTACTATCCACCGCGCCGCGCAGGTGGTGGAAACGTCTCCGGACGCTCCATACACCGTGACCATTGAACAGGCCCCCCTGTTCGACACCGAGCAGGAACAGGCCGTCCTGGCCCAGCACTATGCCTCCTGCCCGGTTCCCGGAGCAATCCGCAAAGGGACCTCCCCCAGTCACAAACCGTTTTTTGCTGTGGATCCGACCAAGATAGAGGATCTCAAGTCCAGTCCGGCCTCAACCGTCCTCGATCTGAACCAGGCTTTCACCCGGAAAACAGTCCAGGCCGACAGCATTGTCCTGGCCTCCGGCTTCGTTCCCTTTGACGCCCAGCAGAAGCCGACCTACGGCTACGGCCGGCTGCCCAATGTGGCCACAGCCAAGGATATGGAGGTGTTGAAGAAAGAGACCGGCGGGTATGTGCGGCCTTCGGATCAGGGCCTGCCGAAGAAAGCGGCCTTTATTCAATGCGTCGGGAGCCGGAATGAGCAGCTCGGACACTTGTGGTGCTCCCATGTCTGCTGCCCCTATGCCCTGCGCATGGCCGAGGTGATCAAGGCTCAGGATCCGGAGGCGGAGATCAGCGTGTACTACATGGACATCCAGAACATCGGAAAAGAATCTCCCCTGTTCTACAATCAGTGCAAGCAGGATCTGGAGTTCATTCGGACCATTCCCGTGGACATGTACGCCGGAGATCAGGACAATATCCTGGTCAGCACCATGAACGAGCAGGACGGCGCGTTGACCCAAAAGGAACACGACCTGGTGGTCCTCTCTGTGGGCATCATGCCCGGAGAAGACAACACTGCTCTGGCTCAGCTTTTCGGCCTGGACCTGACCAAGGACGGCTTCTTTGGGGTTCAGCACGAACTGGATACCACCAGGACCCAGAAGCCCGGGCTCTTCCTGGCCGGGACAACCGTGGGGCCCAAGAGCATTGCTGAGTCCATCACCCATGCCGGCCTGGCTGTTCGAGAAGCTGCAAAGTAC